One Bufo gargarizans isolate SCDJY-AF-19 chromosome 4, ASM1485885v1, whole genome shotgun sequence DNA window includes the following coding sequences:
- the LOC122933840 gene encoding gastrula zinc finger protein XlCGF26.1-like isoform X1 has product MSPSSVFPGLSRGEAPREPSENLKNSEENVILTVDYKEKDEDIGQRSSEENLITCNVHQGLNCTDPSYNPPNHEEPAPDQSQIVTTIIGQEGGKRFNCGECGKQLKNRTTLYAHRKIHIGEKAFSCPECGKCFTKKGNLVRHERIHSREKLFACSVCSKCFSNKPALVIHERSHTGEKPFSCSICGSRFICKSSLTKHVRTHTREKPFACSVCSKCFSNKPGLVIHERSHTGEKPFSCSECGKGFTNKSDLIKHQRYHTGEKPYPCSECGKSFVTKTKLKDHQRLHTGEKPYSCSVCGKYYGTKAILKIHQRIHTGEKPFLCSICGRRFICKSSLTKHVRNHTREKQFACSVCSKCFSNKPCLVIHERSHTGEKPFSCSECGKCFKRKSELVAHQRKHTGEKPYSSSECGKYYGTKAILKEHQRIHVGEKPFSCSICGSRFICKSSLTKHVRNHTREKQFACSVCSKCFSNKHGLVIHERSHTGEKPFSCSECGKGFTNKSDLVKHLRYHTGEKPYPCSECGKSFVTKTKLKDHQRLHTGEKPYSCSVCGKCFAKKSYLSRHEEIHIDRSNVIIYQEGQTVLLQVL; this is encoded by the coding sequence AAAATCTCaagaattctgaggaaaatgtcaTATTAACAGTAGACTATAAAGAAAAAGATGAAGATATCGGGCAGCGCTCTTCAGAAGAAAACCTAATTACCTGTAATGTACATCAAGGACTTAACTGTACAGACCCGTCATATAATCCTCCTAATCATGAGGAACCTgctcctgaccaatcacagattgttaccacAATTATTGGGCAGGAAGGGGGTAAAAGGTTTAATTGTGGGGAATGTGGAAAACAGTTAAAAAACAGAACCACTCTTTATGCCCACAGAAAAATTCACATTGGAGAGAAAGcattttcatgtccagaatgtggaaaatgttttacaaaaaaaggaaatcttgttagacatgagagaattcactcAAGAGAGAAGCTAtttgcatgctcagtgtgttcaaAATGCTTTTCAAATAAACCcgctcttgttatacatgagagaagtcatactggagagaaaccattttcatgttcaataTGTGGGAGCCGCTTTATATGTAAATCAAGTCTTACTAAACATGTGAGAACTCACACAAGAGAGAAGCCAtttgcatgctcagtgtgttcaaAATGTTTTTCAAATAAACCCGGTCtggttatacatgagagaagtcacacaggagagaagccattttcatgttcagaatgcgggaaaggttttacaaataaatcagatcttattaaacatcagagatatcacacaggagagaagccgtatccatgttcagaatgcgggaaaAGCTTTGTTACAAAAACCAAACTTAAAGATCATCAGAgacttcacacaggggagaagccatattcatgttcggtATGTGGGAAATATTATGGAACAAAAGCCATACTTaaaatacatcagagaattcacactggagaGAAACCATTTTTATGTTCAATATGTGGGAGGCGATTTATATGTAAATCAAGTCTTACTAAACATGTGAGAAATCACACAAGAGAGAAGCAAtttgcatgctcagtgtgttcaaAATGTTTTTCAAATAAACCCTGTCtggttatacatgagagaagtcacacaggagagaagccattttcatgttcagaatgcgggaaaTGTTTTAAAAGGAAATCAGAACTTGTTGCCCATCAGAGAaaacacacaggagagaagccgtattcatcttcagaatgtgggaaatattatGGAACGAAAGCCATACTTAAAGAACACCAGAGAATTCACGttggagagaaaccattttcatgttcaataTGTGGGAGCCGCTTTATATGTAAATCAAGTCTTACTAAACATGTGAGAAATCACACAAGAGAGAAGCAAtttgcatgctcagtgtgttcaaAATGTTTTTCAAATAAACACGGTctcgttatacatgagagaagtcacacaggagagaagccattttcatgttcagaatgcgggaaaggttttacaaataaatcagatcttgttaaacatctgagatatcacacaggagagaagccgtatccatgttcagaatgtgggaaaagcttTGTTACAAAAACCAAACTTAAAGATCATCAGAgacttcacacaggggagaagccatattcatgttcagtatgtgggaaatgttttgcaaagAAATCATATCTTAGTAGACATGAGGAAATTCACATAGATAGATCAAATGTAATTATATATCAAGAAGGTCAAACTGTGCTACTGCAAGTGCTATAA